A genomic segment from Spinacia oleracea cultivar Varoflay chromosome 3, BTI_SOV_V1, whole genome shotgun sequence encodes:
- the LOC130470126 gene encoding uncharacterized protein, whose translation MGNGVVEPRLTDYSKQILSVLPKAVMPSIAAETFKIKPALINMIERHQFGGEKGEDPNLHIQSFIQYCSTVKQKNVTPEQTMEMLFPFSLSGKEKLWINGLIRVAMKITDWDSLDLAFYFYNGLGNESRLILDSAASGRFMQLDVTRAMEFDSMQAANAQSAQHVSVAVMNSQAVNVCDSCATSGHYAQECRSSIEQCNAFQAYKQNNPYSNSYNEGYKNNPLLSYRSTNIQNPHQVQHPPPPQQPYQPRNNYNQQSSGPPRFPRQHTPHPSPQPQPT comes from the exons atgggtaaCGGAGTAGTTGAGCcgaggcttacagactattctaagcaaATTCTGTCCGTGCTACCCAAGGCagtcatgccttctattgcagctgagacttTCAAGATTAAACCTGCATTGATAAATATGATTGAGAGgcaccaattcggtggggaaaagggtgaagaccCTAATCTTCATATCCAGTCTTTCATTCAATATTGCTCTACTGTCAAGCAGAAGAATGTAACGccagagcagactatggagatgctCTTTCCATTTTCTTTGAGTGGGAAGGAAAAGCTATGGATTAACGGGCTCATTCGAGTAGCTATGAAAATCACTGACTGGGATTCTCTGGATCTTGCTTTCTAT TTTTacaatggtctgggtaatgagtctagacTTATTTTGGATTCTGCTGCTAGTGGgagattcatgcaacttgaTGTGACTAgggctatggag TTTGATAGTATGCAAGCAGCAAATGCTCAATCCGCTCAACATGTTAGTGTAGCTGTAATGAATTCTCAAGCCGTTAATGTCTGTGATAGTTGTGCGacgtctggtcattatgcacaggaatgtaggagctccATTGAACAATGTAATGCATTCCAGGCCTACAAACAGAATAACCCGTACTCTAAttcttacaatgaggggtataaaaacaatCCCCTACTATCATACAGGAGTACTAATATTCAGAACCCCCATCAGGTTCAACATcccccaccaccacaacaaccataccaaccACGGAATAACTACAAtcaacagtctagtggaccacctaggttccctagacaacacacacCACATCCATcaccacaacctcaacccacatag